From the genome of Candidatus Binatota bacterium:
CTACCGCACCGTCGAGTCCATCGGTGGCGCCGGCGGCCAGGAAAATCCACATGGCGGCCTCGTAGTTGTCCTCCACCATCATCGCGAGGAAGATGGGTACCGCGATAATGCGAAGTAAGGTCAGGGTGTTGGGGATGTTAATCATCGTCAGGATCCACCAGCTTCGCCTCGCTGGAGTCAACCCGGGCACGCAGTTGGCCGACTTTACGGGAGTGGATGCGAGCTTCTATCCAGGAGCTACCCCCGTCGAGTTCCTTTTCGTTTAACACACGGGAGTTGCGGTACAACCAGGCTCGCAATTCTCCTTCGCCGGCGGGAATTTCCATGCAGACGGTCTGTTCGTCGACCGTTAACAGTTTTTCGATCCGAGCGAGCAATTGGTCGAGCCCCTCCTCACTGCGAGCTGAGACAGCGACGGCCCCGGCCGGCGCCGTCGCGGCAGCCGGGAGGTCAGCTTTGTTGTATACGTCCAGGGCCGGTACGTGGCCGGCTCCGATCTCGCTGATTATGGAGAGAACGTGTTCGTGGCGGACCCCAAGCTGGCTCGAAGCGCTATCTGTGACGTGCAGGAGGAGGTCGGCTCGTCTCACCTGCTCGAGTGTGCCCTTGAACGCTTCTATGAGCTCGTGGGGGAGCTTGGCCACGAAGCCGACCGTGTCCACGAGCATGATCGAGCCCCCGGCTGGCAGTACGACCCCGCGCACGGTGGAATCCAGTGTCGCAAACATGCGCGGTGCCACCAGCGCGTCGGCGCCCGCTAAAGCATTCATCAGCGAGGATTTTCCCGCGTTTGTGTAGCCCACTAGGGCGACCGTGGGGTAAGGCACGGCTTCGCGTTCACGGCTGTTCAGCCGACGGGTCCGGTCGATGGTGGCCAGTTTGCCCTTGAGCGTGGAGATGCGGTTCTGCACCTGGCGTCGATCAACCTCCAGCTGTGTTTCGCCGGGACCCTTGAAACCTATGCCCCCCTTGATTCGAGACAGGTGGGTCCACTGGTTGGTCAACCGCGGCAGCAGGTATTGCAGCTGGGCCAGCTCAACCTGGATTTTGCCCGCACGCGTGGCAGCTCTGCTCGCGAAGATATCGAGTATGAGCTGGCTACGGTCGATGATCTTGCTGCCCGGTATGGCTTTTTCGAGGTTGCGCCGTTGTGCGGGCCCGAGCGGATCGTCAAAGATCACCAGGTCGGCCTCTACTTCCAGCGTGAGCGCTGCGAGTTCTTCTACCTTGCCCTTGCCCAGCAGTGTTGCTGCGCTAACCCGGCGCAGGTGTTGCGAGAGTCTACCGGCTACTTCGATGCCTGCAGCGGCGGCCAACATCGCCAACTCGTCGAGGCTGGCGCTGTCGGCGGCTTTTTCAGTAGACGCCCGTACAAGGACGGCCTTCTCGGCCGTCTCGCTCAACGCAGCGCTGTGCTGCCCGGACCCAGCAACTTGTCGACGGCCATCAACAGGTCATCGCAGGGGTCGATGGCCAGCGTGTCGGGGAGCTCAATGAGAGTTTCACTCGCCCCTTGCCGGACCACCTTGAGGTAGGTCCGACAATCACCAGGATAGAGGGCGAGGGTTTTTTTCAAGTCGCTGACGCTCGAGGGTTCCATTCGAGCCGCGTCCATACTGATGTCGACGTAGCGGGCCACGCGCCTGCGCATCTCGGCCAGTGTCAGGATTTCACTGGCAATGACCTGCGGTTTTCTCTGGAAGCCTTCGGACTCCTCGGTGTCCTGG
Proteins encoded in this window:
- the hflX gene encoding GTPase HflX; translated protein: MSETAEKAVLVRASTEKAADSASLDELAMLAAAAGIEVAGRLSQHLRRVSAATLLGKGKVEELAALTLEVEADLVIFDDPLGPAQRRNLEKAIPGSKIIDRSQLILDIFASRAATRAGKIQVELAQLQYLLPRLTNQWTHLSRIKGGIGFKGPGETQLEVDRRQVQNRISTLKGKLATIDRTRRLNSREREAVPYPTVALVGYTNAGKSSLMNALAGADALVAPRMFATLDSTVRGVVLPAGGSIMLVDTVGFVAKLPHELIEAFKGTLEQVRRADLLLHVTDSASSQLGVRHEHVLSIISEIGAGHVPALDVYNKADLPAAATAPAGAVAVSARSEEGLDQLLARIEKLLTVDEQTVCMEIPAGEGELRAWLYRNSRVLNEKELDGGSSWIEARIHSRKVGQLRARVDSSEAKLVDPDDD